A stretch of Dama dama isolate Ldn47 chromosome 22, ASM3311817v1, whole genome shotgun sequence DNA encodes these proteins:
- the AICDA gene encoding single-stranded DNA cytosine deaminase produces the protein MDSLLMKQRQFLYQFKNVRWAKGRHETYLCYVVKRRDSPTSFSLDFGHLRNKAGCHVELLFLRYISDWDLDPGRCYRVTWFTSWSPCYDCARHVADFLRGYPNLSLRIFTARLYFCDQERKAEPEGLRRLHRAGVQIAIMTFKDYFYCWNTFVENHERTFKAWEGLHENSVRLTRQLRRILLPLYEVDDLRDAFRTLGL, from the exons ATGGACAG cctcttgatgaagcagagacagtttctttaccagttcAAAAACGTGCGCTGGGCTAAGGGCCGCCATGAGACCTACTTGTGCTACGTGGTGAAGCGGCGGGACAGTCCCACCTCCTTCTCACTGGACTTCGGGCACCTTCGAAACAAG GCCGGATGCCACGTGGAGTTGCTCTTCCTCCGCTACATCTCCGACTGGGATCTGGACCCCGGGCGGTGCTACCGCGTCACCTGGTTCACGTCTTGGAGTCCCTGCTACGACTGTGCGCGGCACGTGGCCGACTTCCTGCGGGGGTACCCCAACCTGAGCCTGCGGATCTTCACGGCGCGCCTCTACTTCTGCGACCAGGAGCGCAAGGCCGAGCCCGAGGGGCTGCGGCGGCTGCACCGCGCTGGAGTCCAGATCGCCATCATGACCTTTAAAG attatttttattgctggAATACttttgtggaaaatcatgaaagaACTTTCAAAGCCTGGGAGGGACTGCATGAAAATTCGGTTCGTCTGACCAGACAGCTTAGACGCATCCTTTTG CCACTCTATGAGGTTGATGACTTGCGGGATGCATTTCGTACTTTGGGACTTTGA